Proteins from one Calditrichota bacterium genomic window:
- a CDS encoding type II toxin-antitoxin system VapC family toxin → MTFTLDTNTLIYFFKGLGNIADNLLSKSPSEILIPSIVLFELEFGIVKSSKPEKRRKQLNQLLSSLKTLPFSQKEAKQAAIIKAELESKGTPIGPMDTLIAATAMASNSTLVTHNTKEFSRIENLKIEDWF, encoded by the coding sequence ATGACTTTTACCCTTGATACAAACACACTCATTTACTTTTTCAAGGGCCTGGGAAATATAGCTGACAATCTTTTATCAAAATCTCCCTCAGAAATTTTAATCCCTTCGATTGTTTTGTTCGAGTTGGAGTTTGGGATAGTCAAATCCTCAAAACCTGAAAAACGAAGAAAGCAATTAAACCAACTATTATCCTCACTAAAAACACTACCTTTTTCCCAAAAAGAAGCAAAACAGGCAGCCATCATTAAAGCAGAGTTAGAATCAAAGGGAACTCCAATTGGACCTATGGATACTCTAATTGCCGCGACTGCAATGGCCAGTAATTCTACTCTTGTTACACATAATACTAAAGAGTTTAGTAGAATAGAAAATCTAAAAATTGAAGATTGGTTTTAA
- a CDS encoding type II toxin-antitoxin system RelE/ParE family toxin — protein sequence MRVIWSRTALQNLMDIEEFIARDNPERAKKFINRLISFGDDIKDFPLKGRIVPEFSVKEIREIFEKAYRIVYRVSENQVEILTIFEGHKLFRRENL from the coding sequence ATGAGAGTTATCTGGTCACGGACAGCCCTTCAAAACTTGATGGACATCGAGGAATTTATAGCAAGAGATAATCCTGAAAGAGCGAAGAAATTTATTAATAGATTGATTTCCTTTGGTGATGATATAAAAGACTTTCCTTTAAAAGGAAGAATAGTTCCAGAGTTTTCAGTTAAAGAAATCCGAGAAATTTTTGAAAAGGCATACAGGATCGTTTATAGAGTCTCAGAAAATCAAGTTGAAATTCTAACAATATTTGAGGGTCATAAATTGTTTAGAAGAGAAAATTTATAG
- a CDS encoding acyl-CoA dehydrogenase, translated as MGAGLDKETLNMILDSIKEFSAAELTDNKLIEIDEKDEFPIDIINQMCGEGLGLHLLFIPEEYGGLGGGAFDDYRVCEQLARVDLGISTGVFATFLGSDPIVFGGTDDQKKKWLSKIAEDGLLMAYGATEPAAGSDLGALKTIATPVEKKGKVVGYKINGTKQWISNGGYADLYTILAKTPGGPSWFVVEKEAEGFEKGKPEDKHGIRASNTAALSLDDVYVDADRLLGDVEGQGLFQAQLVFGYTRLMVAAFGLGAGWAAIDRAIPYSVDRIQGGTPLSEKQGYTHKLIIPHIVKLEASRAYIEETAERIDDGGGNLNTEGAIAKYMATVAGNEAAEASIQALGGYGYTKEYMVEKYKRDVRITTIYEGTSEIMEMTICRDRWQLHLKTRGQHYHDEAAKMEQLHNTNNNVGAATAALALHALAVVMERAREKRLTRNQHILFRLGELTAFAETAASFARRADNLASGKIIDKADARFKADMLSAMSRIFAREAALKVSEEGLRWIAGVGEISDADISGFESALNLSAIHKAQSGMITDMDYVADVIYERV; from the coding sequence ATGGGCGCTGGCCTTGATAAAGAAACACTAAATATGATTCTGGATTCGATTAAAGAATTTTCAGCGGCAGAATTAACAGATAATAAGCTTATAGAAATTGATGAAAAAGATGAATTTCCAATTGACATAATTAATCAGATGTGTGGCGAGGGCCTTGGCTTACATTTGTTGTTTATCCCGGAAGAATACGGCGGCCTTGGTGGCGGTGCTTTTGATGATTACCGCGTCTGTGAGCAATTGGCGCGTGTAGACCTTGGAATTTCAACAGGTGTGTTTGCTACATTTTTAGGCAGTGACCCAATCGTGTTTGGCGGAACAGATGACCAGAAGAAAAAATGGCTCTCGAAAATAGCTGAAGACGGATTGTTAATGGCGTATGGTGCAACTGAACCCGCTGCTGGCAGTGATCTTGGTGCTTTAAAAACCATCGCTACTCCTGTTGAGAAAAAAGGGAAAGTTGTTGGCTACAAAATTAACGGAACTAAGCAGTGGATCAGCAATGGCGGTTATGCCGATCTGTATACTATTTTGGCCAAAACGCCCGGTGGCCCAAGCTGGTTTGTTGTTGAAAAAGAGGCCGAAGGATTTGAAAAAGGTAAACCGGAAGACAAACACGGTATCCGGGCCAGTAATACAGCAGCCCTTTCATTAGATGATGTTTATGTAGATGCCGACCGTTTGCTTGGCGATGTTGAAGGCCAGGGTCTTTTCCAGGCGCAGCTTGTTTTTGGCTACACACGCTTAATGGTTGCAGCTTTTGGTCTGGGTGCCGGATGGGCTGCTATTGATCGTGCCATTCCTTACTCCGTTGACCGCATCCAGGGTGGAACACCACTTTCTGAAAAACAAGGTTATACCCACAAATTAATTATCCCGCATATTGTAAAGCTTGAAGCATCGCGTGCATATATTGAAGAAACAGCTGAGCGGATTGATGATGGCGGTGGCAATTTGAATACAGAAGGTGCGATCGCAAAATATATGGCAACCGTTGCAGGTAACGAAGCTGCCGAAGCAAGCATCCAGGCACTCGGTGGATACGGCTATACTAAAGAGTATATGGTTGAAAAATACAAGCGCGATGTCCGGATTACCACAATCTACGAAGGCACTTCAGAAATAATGGAAATGACCATTTGCCGCGACCGTTGGCAATTACATTTAAAAACACGCGGCCAGCACTACCATGATGAAGCTGCTAAAATGGAGCAACTGCACAACACTAATAATAATGTTGGCGCCGCAACTGCTGCATTGGCCCTGCATGCCCTGGCTGTAGTAATGGAACGCGCAAGAGAAAAAAGACTGACCCGCAACCAGCACATTTTATTTAGGCTAGGCGAATTGACTGCCTTCGCCGAAACGGCCGCGAGTTTTGCCAGACGCGCAGACAACCTGGCTTCCGGTAAAATAATTGATAAAGCCGATGCCCGTTTCAAAGCAGATATGCTTTCTGCAATGAGCCGTATATTTGCCCGTGAAGCTGCCTTAAAAGTTTCTGAAGAAGGTTTACGATGGATTGCCGGTGTTGGTGAAATCAGCGATGCAGATATATCCGGATTTGAGAGCGCATTAAATTTATCAGCCATTCATAAGGCACAATCCGGAATGATAACCGATATGGATTATGTTGCTGATGTAATTTATGAAAGAGTCTAA
- a CDS encoding DUF1905 domain-containing protein, with product MKNRTITFTANIEQASPKMDAAYIRIPFDVKAEFGKLCVKVKATFDGIEYRGSIATMDKKIGPIFGLRKDIRNQINKTFGDEILVTIEEDKEPRVVIVPQELQITLENNPEVKTLFEKLAYTHRKEYVNWINEAKKAETRERRIKKTIEMIAEGKKYS from the coding sequence ATGAAAAATAGAACTATAACATTTACTGCAAATATTGAACAGGCCAGTCCAAAAATGGATGCAGCTTATATTAGAATCCCATTTGATGTGAAAGCAGAGTTTGGAAAGCTGTGTGTAAAAGTGAAAGCAACTTTTGACGGAATTGAATATCGTGGCAGCATTGCTACCATGGATAAAAAAATCGGCCCAATTTTTGGATTGAGAAAAGATATCCGTAATCAAATTAATAAAACATTTGGTGATGAAATACTTGTGACAATTGAAGAAGATAAAGAACCACGCGTTGTTATCGTGCCGCAAGAATTACAAATCACCCTCGAAAACAATCCTGAAGTAAAAACACTTTTCGAAAAGCTGGCTTACACCCACCGCAAAGAATATGTAAACTGGATTAATGAAGCCAAAAAAGCTGAAACCCGCGAAAGGCGTATTAAGAAGACCATCGAAATGATTGCCGAAGGGAAAAAATATTCATGA
- a CDS encoding PhzF family phenazine biosynthesis protein gives MKIPIYQIDAFTDKMFQGNPAAVCPLEKWLDKSVMQNIAAENNLSETAFFVKEDEGYRLRWFTPTIEVELCGHATLASAHVLFNFFNYKDEYIRFFTRSGRISVKQDKDMFVMNFPARFPEEVPTPDDLVQGLGATPVKVMKDMNYLAVFETPEEVRDLKPKFRVLSRINYAGVICTAPGKKYDFVSRYFAPYAGINEDPVTGSTHTTLAHYWAKRLGKSELVARQISKRGGTLYCKDLADRTEVGGHTVLYMKGEIEV, from the coding sequence ATGAAAATCCCTATTTATCAGATCGATGCGTTTACTGACAAAATGTTTCAAGGCAATCCGGCTGCTGTTTGTCCCCTTGAAAAATGGCTGGATAAGAGCGTTATGCAGAATATCGCTGCTGAAAACAATCTTTCTGAGACCGCATTTTTTGTAAAAGAAGATGAAGGATACCGTTTGCGTTGGTTTACACCGACAATAGAAGTTGAATTATGCGGACACGCAACATTAGCAAGTGCACACGTTTTATTCAACTTTTTTAATTATAAAGATGAATATATACGGTTTTTTACCAGGAGTGGTCGCATTTCTGTTAAGCAGGATAAAGATATGTTTGTTATGAACTTCCCTGCCCGGTTTCCGGAAGAAGTCCCAACTCCGGATGACCTTGTTCAAGGATTGGGGGCAACGCCGGTAAAAGTTATGAAGGATATGAATTATCTGGCCGTTTTTGAAACCCCCGAGGAAGTGCGTGACCTGAAACCCAAATTTAGAGTCCTTTCAAGAATTAATTATGCCGGTGTTATTTGTACCGCCCCAGGTAAAAAATATGATTTTGTTTCCCGGTATTTTGCTCCTTATGCCGGGATTAATGAAGATCCTGTTACAGGCTCTACGCATACAACACTTGCGCATTATTGGGCAAAACGATTAGGCAAATCAGAGCTAGTAGCCCGACAAATTTCCAAACGAGGCGGCACACTTTATTGCAAGGATTTAGCCGACCGAACAGAAGTTGGTGGGCATACTGTTCTTTACATGAAGGGTGAGATTGAAGTTTAA
- a CDS encoding amidohydrolase translates to MKKILFSILIFLTGCYQQTEINLILTNANVITLNRKNPQAQIVVIKNDKIHHVGSMADLDNYIEPSTKIIDLQGKTVIPGFIDAHAHFMSLGNSLINIDLNQITNWDEAVKKVESSLKDSQMGDWITGRGWHQEKWEKSPKQNVDGYPVHNSISSFSPDNPVLLKHASGHAIFVNAKAMEIAGIDSKTKDPDGGEIIRDADGNPTGVLLETAMDLVYDRYKEYQESLSLEEQNRINLEYIKAATEHCLENGVTTFHDAGVWFKEIDLFKKLAKKDALDIRLWVMISSEESLSHKLLKKYKMIGFGNDHLTVRAIKQYADGALGSRGAWMLEPYTDMPSTSGLNVTPLDSIKRTAQLAFKNGYQLCTHAIGDRGNREMLDIYQNTLNGDLFRRWRIEHAQHLSLDDITRFDSMGIIASMQTVHCTSDGPWVPVRIGDKRSEQGAYVWQKILQSGAYIANGTDSPVERLSPIANYYAAVTRRLNDGSQFYPKQVLSRKDALKSLTIWNAFAGFEENIKGSIEVGKLADLVVLSQNILTVPKDEILNTKVLYTIVGGNVKYETKDK, encoded by the coding sequence ATGAAAAAAATTCTATTTTCAATTCTGATATTTTTAACAGGCTGTTATCAGCAAACTGAAATTAATTTAATTTTAACAAATGCAAATGTTATTACCTTAAATCGTAAGAACCCGCAAGCACAAATAGTGGTTATTAAAAACGATAAAATTCATCATGTCGGAAGCATGGCAGATCTTGATAATTATATTGAACCATCAACGAAGATTATTGACCTGCAAGGGAAAACAGTTATTCCTGGATTTATTGATGCACACGCCCATTTTATGAGTTTGGGCAATTCTTTGATAAACATTGATTTAAACCAGATTACTAACTGGGATGAAGCTGTAAAAAAGGTTGAAAGTTCTTTGAAAGACAGCCAAATGGGAGATTGGATTACCGGACGAGGCTGGCATCAGGAAAAATGGGAAAAATCGCCGAAACAGAATGTTGATGGTTATCCGGTTCATAACTCAATTAGTTCATTCTCACCAGATAATCCTGTTCTACTAAAACATGCCAGCGGTCACGCCATTTTTGTAAATGCCAAAGCAATGGAAATTGCCGGAATCGATTCCAAAACAAAGGACCCTGATGGTGGAGAAATAATTAGGGATGCAGATGGAAACCCGACTGGCGTTTTGTTGGAAACTGCAATGGATCTGGTTTATGATCGATACAAAGAATACCAGGAATCATTAAGTCTTGAAGAGCAAAATCGTATAAACCTTGAATATATAAAAGCAGCTACAGAGCATTGCCTGGAAAATGGTGTCACTACATTTCATGATGCCGGCGTTTGGTTTAAAGAGATTGATTTGTTCAAGAAATTGGCAAAAAAGGATGCTTTAGATATTCGATTATGGGTTATGATTTCATCAGAAGAATCCCTTTCTCATAAGCTGCTTAAAAAATATAAAATGATTGGTTTTGGAAACGATCACTTAACAGTTCGGGCTATAAAGCAATATGCTGATGGTGCTTTAGGTTCCCGAGGCGCATGGATGCTGGAACCGTACACTGACATGCCTTCAACAAGCGGGCTGAATGTTACACCACTGGATTCCATAAAAAGAACAGCGCAGCTTGCATTTAAAAATGGTTACCAATTATGTACACATGCTATTGGAGACCGTGGTAATCGTGAAATGCTGGATATCTATCAAAACACATTAAACGGGGATTTATTTCGTCGTTGGCGCATTGAGCATGCACAGCACCTTTCTTTGGACGATATAACCCGTTTTGATTCCATGGGAATTATAGCTTCGATGCAAACAGTTCATTGTACATCGGATGGCCCATGGGTGCCTGTGCGCATAGGCGACAAACGATCTGAACAAGGGGCTTACGTTTGGCAAAAGATACTTCAAAGCGGGGCATACATTGCCAATGGAACTGACAGCCCGGTGGAACGTCTTTCCCCAATTGCAAATTATTATGCGGCCGTTACAAGGCGTTTAAATGATGGAAGCCAGTTTTATCCTAAACAGGTTTTGAGCCGGAAAGATGCTTTAAAATCTTTGACCATCTGGAATGCTTTTGCAGGATTTGAAGAGAATATAAAAGGTTCGATTGAAGTTGGTAAACTTGCAGATTTGGTTGTTTTGTCCCAGAATATTTTGACTGTCCCAAAGGATGAGATTCTAAATACAAAAGTGCTCTACACCATTGTTGGCGGGAATGTGAAGTATGAAACAAAGGACAAATAA
- a CDS encoding CopG family transcriptional regulator — MGQITIYIEPGVEKKTRQMAKKENVSLSKWITKVISEKISNEWPPDVVKLAGAWKDFPSIGEIRNSDLVDSKRENL; from the coding sequence ATGGGCCAGATAACAATTTATATTGAACCAGGTGTTGAAAAAAAAACACGCCAAATGGCAAAAAAGGAAAATGTATCTCTTAGCAAGTGGATTACCAAAGTTATAAGTGAAAAAATTTCTAACGAATGGCCGCCTGATGTGGTAAAACTTGCTGGGGCATGGAAGGATTTTCCCTCGATAGGAGAAATCAGAAATTCAGATTTAGTTGATTCTAAGCGTGAAAACTTATGA
- a CDS encoding T9SS type A sorting domain-containing protein: MKIIITYLFLIVLPLFSQQIPNLPIPIGAGSAEVYNGKIYYFGGSNNWSGSILYDSVFVYDGVSWELDDIIPDKNLWDVETVRVGNEVYLISGWPSGPHFLRKYNLDTKNWTYLANSPNTTTWGVTAEHWNGYIFLFLPNGDIHEYSIQNNEWTTKTKADVNGPLNLSSIIYQEKIYVIGYNDSTFFRYDPSSDGRLILSKSLYQVGASAMGIINDQIYCVGGNPDGSRYATYKSILVYSVTNDEWALDSLEISSKRHWMATAEYEGGLYVLGGIDSTDKSVNIVEEIVPQGTAVGLEEMQSKKPDKFQLFQNYPNPFNPQTTIEFNISQPGFVSLRVFDMIGREVKTLVSKQLSPGLYKTNFEGNRFSSGIYFYSLQVSYKTGGFFESVQKMILMK; this comes from the coding sequence ATGAAAATAATTATTACATATTTGTTTTTAATAGTCCTTCCTCTTTTTTCACAACAGATCCCAAATTTACCAATCCCAATTGGCGCCGGTTCTGCAGAAGTTTACAATGGGAAGATTTATTATTTTGGCGGCTCAAATAATTGGTCGGGATCCATTCTTTATGACAGCGTTTTTGTTTACGATGGTGTAAGTTGGGAGCTTGATGATATAATTCCTGATAAGAACCTTTGGGATGTTGAGACAGTTCGTGTTGGAAATGAAGTTTATTTAATAAGCGGTTGGCCTTCAGGACCCCATTTTTTAAGAAAGTATAATCTTGATACAAAAAACTGGACATATTTGGCAAACAGTCCAAACACAACAACATGGGGTGTTACGGCAGAGCATTGGAATGGGTATATCTTTTTATTTCTGCCAAATGGTGACATTCATGAATATTCAATTCAAAATAATGAATGGACGACTAAAACCAAGGCAGATGTAAATGGTCCTTTAAATTTAAGTTCAATAATATATCAGGAAAAAATTTATGTGATTGGTTACAATGATTCGACTTTTTTCAGATATGATCCTTCCAGTGACGGTAGATTAATTTTGTCAAAATCCTTATACCAGGTTGGCGCTTCGGCAATGGGCATAATTAATGACCAGATTTATTGTGTTGGTGGTAATCCGGATGGATCACGTTATGCCACATATAAAAGTATCCTTGTTTATAGTGTAACAAATGATGAATGGGCTTTAGATAGTCTTGAAATAAGTTCAAAAAGACACTGGATGGCTACTGCAGAATACGAAGGCGGGCTTTATGTTCTAGGTGGAATTGACTCAACCGATAAATCTGTAAATATTGTTGAGGAAATTGTACCTCAGGGGACAGCCGTTGGATTAGAGGAGATGCAATCAAAAAAACCTGATAAATTCCAACTTTTTCAGAATTACCCAAACCCGTTTAATCCGCAAACAACTATTGAGTTTAATATTTCCCAGCCAGGTTTTGTTAGCTTACGGGTTTTTGATATGATCGGGCGTGAGGTCAAGACACTTGTTTCTAAGCAGTTATCACCCGGCTTGTATAAAACAAATTTTGAAGGAAACAGATTTTCCTCAGGTATATATTTTTATAGCTTACAAGTTTCATACAAAACCGGTGGTTTTTTTGAATCAGTCCAAAAAATGATATTGATGAAGTAG
- a CDS encoding type II toxin-antitoxin system Phd/YefM family antitoxin — protein sequence MKLDVSKDIVPIGEFKSKMTKWILNAKDSGHPIIVTQNGKPAAVVLSPEEFDKLKYTKQFIESVNQGLADIESGDVFTTDQLKNEVINRVR from the coding sequence ATGAAGTTAGATGTTTCAAAAGATATAGTTCCAATAGGTGAATTTAAATCAAAAATGACAAAATGGATACTCAACGCGAAAGATAGTGGGCATCCAATAATAGTAACACAAAATGGAAAGCCGGCTGCTGTTGTTCTATCGCCGGAAGAGTTTGATAAACTAAAATATACAAAGCAATTTATAGAGTCTGTAAACCAAGGGTTGGCTGACATAGAATCTGGGGATGTTTTTACAACCGACCAACTTAAAAATGAAGTAATAAACAGAGTGAGATGA
- a CDS encoding cysteine methyltransferase, whose product MSVYDQIYKIVEAIPEGKVMSYGQIAVMLPKCTARMVGYAMSAMPEEREAPWWRVVNSQLKISLRTAGAHHILQRQLLMEEGVVFDKYGKIGKDFRHEF is encoded by the coding sequence ATGTCTGTTTATGATCAAATTTATAAGATAGTTGAGGCAATTCCGGAAGGGAAAGTTATGTCCTATGGACAGATTGCCGTGATGCTGCCAAAATGTACGGCGCGTATGGTTGGTTATGCCATGTCGGCCATGCCTGAGGAGAGGGAAGCTCCATGGTGGCGGGTAGTTAATTCACAATTAAAAATAAGCTTACGAACGGCAGGAGCGCATCATATTTTACAACGCCAATTGTTAATGGAAGAGGGCGTTGTGTTTGATAAGTATGGAAAAATCGGAAAAGATTTTAGACACGAATTTTGA
- the yfcC gene encoding putative basic amino acid antiporter YfcC, whose protein sequence is MLEKLKKMEMPHVFTLLTIVVFLCSALTYIIPSGKYERESKTVGSMTRTVIVPGSYKTQEKQYSVKGTILGESVEGKASPVSIVNFLSAIPRGMAEAAEIIFFIFIIGGVLGILQETGMIIAILQKLMDIFKHYNAALTIIIMSAIAVGGSTLGMGEEFIPLVPIFLIISKEMGFDRIYGLAIVLVAADVGFAAATTNPFTVNIAQGIAELPLNSELTFRSVFLVTILITSIIYILQYGKKIKKNPASSIMAGDNFDVSDHHLEKVELSRKHIYILISSVLIFIFILYSVQAFGWYLNEMAGGFILMGMAAIIISRIKLSKAVPAFVKGMEEMVVAALVVGFAKGIKVVLEDGQILDTLIYLAANLLQGLPKVIAAQGMLIFQSTLNFFIPSGSGQAAVTMPLMAPLSDILGLSRQTAVFAFTCGDGFSNTLVPTGGVLMAMLSLAKIPYQKWLKFMFPLFIMLMVVSAIFLAISVYIHQ, encoded by the coding sequence GTGCTTGAAAAACTAAAGAAAATGGAGATGCCACATGTTTTTACCTTATTAACCATTGTCGTCTTTTTATGCAGTGCACTCACTTACATTATTCCATCCGGAAAATACGAAAGAGAATCAAAAACAGTTGGCAGTATGACGCGCACAGTTATTGTTCCGGGTAGTTATAAAACCCAAGAAAAGCAATATAGTGTTAAAGGTACAATTCTAGGAGAATCTGTTGAAGGCAAAGCCTCGCCTGTAAGCATAGTAAATTTTCTGAGTGCAATCCCCCGTGGAATGGCAGAAGCTGCAGAAATTATCTTTTTCATTTTTATTATTGGCGGTGTTTTGGGGATTCTTCAGGAAACAGGAATGATAATCGCCATCCTCCAAAAACTAATGGACATTTTCAAACATTATAATGCCGCATTGACAATTATTATCATGTCTGCAATTGCTGTTGGAGGCTCAACACTTGGAATGGGTGAAGAGTTTATACCACTTGTGCCAATTTTTTTAATTATCTCCAAAGAAATGGGATTCGACAGAATTTATGGACTTGCCATTGTACTGGTTGCTGCTGATGTTGGATTTGCTGCTGCGACAACAAATCCTTTTACTGTAAACATTGCCCAGGGCATTGCAGAGTTACCACTAAATAGTGAACTCACTTTTAGGTCTGTATTTTTGGTAACGATTCTTATAACGTCAATAATTTATATTTTACAATACGGAAAAAAGATCAAAAAAAATCCGGCTTCTTCAATAATGGCAGGAGACAATTTTGATGTTTCAGACCACCATCTTGAAAAAGTTGAACTTTCCCGCAAGCATATTTACATCCTGATAAGTAGCGTTCTGATTTTCATTTTTATACTATATTCCGTCCAGGCATTTGGCTGGTATTTAAACGAAATGGCTGGTGGGTTTATTTTAATGGGGATGGCTGCTATTATCATCAGTCGCATTAAACTATCAAAAGCTGTGCCTGCTTTTGTAAAAGGAATGGAAGAAATGGTTGTAGCAGCTTTAGTTGTTGGGTTTGCTAAAGGTATAAAGGTTGTTTTAGAAGATGGCCAGATACTTGATACTTTGATTTATTTAGCCGCAAATCTGCTTCAGGGTTTACCGAAAGTAATCGCCGCACAGGGAATGCTCATATTCCAATCAACTCTAAATTTCTTCATCCCATCAGGTTCAGGACAAGCTGCAGTAACAATGCCACTTATGGCACCATTATCCGATATTTTAGGGCTTTCGAGGCAAACAGCTGTGTTTGCTTTTACATGTGGCGATGGTTTCTCAAATACTCTTGTGCCAACCGGTGGTGTATTGATGGCCATGCTTAGCTTGGCAAAAATCCCTTATCAAAAATGGCTTAAATTTATGTTTCCGCTTTTTATTATGTTAATGGTTGTATCAGCAATTTTTCTTGCAATCTCTGTATACATCCATCAATAA
- a CDS encoding DUF2380 domain-containing protein, giving the protein MKTVSKGMLFLFTFYILLGSLPTNLLAQQKIKRIAVLDLQGEGVSKSAAKTLTDRLRSKLVNTGAFHVLERDQMDEILGEQGFQQSGCVSDECLVEIGRLVGVEQMVGGSIGKIGQTYTLDLRIIDVQTGRIMKTVSEDYRGDADGLLNVLEVASKKIAGKQVKESSDDEGGSSWYYWVGGGVLVAGAAAVLLLGGDKGGSGSDELPDVGGIWPPPSN; this is encoded by the coding sequence TTGAAAACTGTCAGCAAAGGGATGTTGTTTCTCTTTACCTTTTATATTCTTTTGGGATCTCTCCCAACAAATCTTTTAGCACAGCAAAAAATTAAACGAATCGCTGTGCTCGATCTGCAAGGTGAGGGTGTATCCAAATCTGCAGCTAAAACATTAACAGACAGACTAAGATCAAAATTAGTAAACACTGGCGCTTTTCACGTCCTAGAGCGAGATCAAATGGATGAAATATTAGGCGAACAAGGATTCCAACAAAGTGGTTGTGTATCTGACGAATGCCTTGTTGAAATTGGACGTTTGGTTGGAGTGGAGCAAATGGTAGGCGGAAGTATTGGTAAAATTGGCCAGACTTACACGCTCGATTTGCGCATAATCGATGTCCAAACCGGAAGGATCATGAAAACTGTTAGCGAAGATTACAGAGGTGATGCTGACGGTCTTTTGAATGTTTTGGAAGTTGCGTCTAAAAAAATTGCCGGAAAACAAGTCAAGGAATCATCCGATGATGAAGGGGGTAGCTCCTGGTATTATTGGGTTGGCGGAGGTGTTTTAGTTGCAGGTGCCGCGGCTGTTTTATTGTTGGGTGGCGATAAAGGTGGATCCGGTTCAGATGAGCTTCCTGATGTAGGTGGTATCTGGCCACCGCCATCGAATTAG